GTGGCGTCGGCGGCGGGCGCGGCGGCGGCCGGCGCGGCCGGGGCCTCGGTGACGGGGGCCGGAGCGGCGACCGGGGCGGGAGCCTCGGCGACCGGGGCCGGAGCGGCCGGAGCCGCCTCGGCGGCCGGGGCCGCCTCGGCGGCCGGGGCCGCGGCGGGGGCGCCCGAGCCGTCGTCGATGACGGCGAGCTCGGTGCCGACCTCGACCGTCTCGTCCTCGGCGACCTTGATCGAGGCCAGGATGCCGGAGACCGGCGAGGGGATCTCGGTGTCGACCTTGTCGGTCGAGACCTCGAGCAGCGGCTCGTCGACCTCGACCCGCTCACCCTCGGCCTTCAGCCAACGGGTGACAGTGCCCTCGGAAACGCTCTCGCCCAGCGCGGGCAGTGTTACTGAGACCGCCATGGTTTCAGCGACTCCTATCAAGTCTTGCGTACGGGATGGGGGAAGGAGATGGGGAGCGCGATCAGTCGTGCGCGTGCAGCGGCTTGCCGGCCAGCGCCAGGTGCGCCTCGCCAAGGGCCTCGGACTGCGTCGGGTGCGCGTGGATCAGCTGCGCGACCTCGGAGGGCAGGGCCTCCCAGTTGTAGATCAGCTGAGCTTCGCCGACCTGCTCACCCATGCGGGCACCGACCATGTGGACACCCACCACGGCGCCGTCCTTGACCTGGACGAGCTTGATCTCGCCGGCGGTCTTCAGGATCTTGCTCTTGCCGTTGCCGGCCAGGTTGTACTTGAGCGTGACGACCTTGTCCTTGCCGTACAGCTCGACGGCCTTGGCCTCGGAGATGCCGACCGAGGCGACCTCGGGGTTGGAGTAGGTCACGCGGGGCACGCCGTCGTAGTCGATCGGCACGGCCTTGAGGCCGGCCAGGCGCTCGGCGACGAGGATGCCCTCGGCGAAGCCGACGTGGGCCAGCTGCAGGGTCGGGACGAGGTCGCCGACCGCCGAGATGGTGGGCACGTTGGTGCGCATGTACTCGTCGACGAGGACGTAGCCGCGGTCGAGCGCGACGCCGTTCTCCTCGTAGCCGAGGCCGGCCGAGACCGGGCCGCGGCCGATGGCGACGAGCAGCAGGTCGGCGTCGATCTGCTTGCCGTTCTCGGTCGAGACGCGCACGCCGTCGGCGGTGTACTCGACGCCGGAGAAGCGGGCCTTGAGCTCGAACTTGATGCCGCGCTTGCGGAACGCGCGCTCCAG
The sequence above is drawn from the Kitasatospora sp. NBC_00315 genome and encodes:
- the lpdA gene encoding dihydrolipoyl dehydrogenase, with product MANDASTVFDVVILGGGSGGYAAALRAAQLGLSVALIEKGELGGTCLHRGCIPTKALLHAAEVADETREAAEFGVLATFQGIDIKGVHKYKDDVVSGLYKGLQGLVASRKVHYITGEGKLSSQTSVDVNGQRVEGRHILLATGSVPKSLPGLNIDGDRVISSDHALKLDRIPKSAVILGGGVIGVEFASVWKSFGVDVTIVEALPHLVPLEDENSSKLLERAFRKRGIKFELKARFSGVEYTADGVRVSTENGKQIDADLLLVAIGRGPVSAGLGYEENGVALDRGYVLVDEYMRTNVPTISAVGDLVPTLQLAHVGFAEGILVAERLAGLKAVPIDYDGVPRVTYSNPEVASVGISEAKAVELYGKDKVVTLKYNLAGNGKSKILKTAGEIKLVQVKDGAVVGVHMVGARMGEQVGEAQLIYNWEALPSEVAQLIHAHPTQSEALGEAHLALAGKPLHAHD